A stretch of Mycobacteriales bacterium DNA encodes these proteins:
- a CDS encoding fatty acid desaturase family protein: MGRERLALYSLVGPASDEAVERGLAGAVWFKSEVPRKRMKELMRREDGPAIRDTAIWLGGMILLGAAGAWLWISVSPWLAAPVLLLYGLLYASAGDSRWHEAGHGTAFKTRWMDTAVYEIASFMMMREPTVWRWNHTRHHTDTIIVGRDPEIAAMRPARLARILLNFFGLVDVPTSFKLMFLHAVGRLTPDEAEVVPDQEQHRVYRKARIWLAIYAATVVVAVLTGSIVPFLLVGGPRIYATFMHLVYGLTQHAGMGENVLDHRLNTRTIKMCWFNRFLYWNMNYHVEHHMFPMVPFHRLPELHEQIKGDLAPVYPSIWAAYKELVPAVLKQLKDQSYHVRRELPPGAPPYNEPALIA, encoded by the coding sequence ATGGGACGTGAGCGCCTGGCTCTGTACAGCCTGGTGGGCCCTGCATCCGACGAGGCCGTCGAGCGCGGACTCGCCGGGGCAGTCTGGTTCAAGAGTGAGGTGCCGCGCAAGCGGATGAAGGAGCTGATGCGACGCGAGGATGGACCCGCCATCCGTGACACCGCGATCTGGCTGGGTGGCATGATACTGCTCGGTGCGGCGGGCGCGTGGCTCTGGATCTCGGTCAGCCCGTGGCTCGCGGCGCCGGTGTTGCTGCTCTACGGCCTGCTCTACGCCAGCGCCGGCGACTCGCGTTGGCACGAGGCGGGGCACGGAACTGCATTCAAGACCCGCTGGATGGACACCGCGGTCTACGAGATCGCCTCGTTCATGATGATGCGTGAGCCCACCGTCTGGCGATGGAACCACACCCGTCACCACACAGACACGATCATCGTCGGCCGCGACCCGGAGATCGCCGCGATGCGCCCGGCCCGCCTCGCCCGGATCCTGCTCAACTTCTTCGGCCTGGTGGACGTACCGACCTCGTTCAAGCTGATGTTCCTTCACGCGGTCGGCCGGCTTACTCCGGACGAGGCAGAGGTGGTGCCCGACCAGGAGCAGCACCGGGTGTACCGCAAGGCGCGGATCTGGCTGGCTATCTATGCAGCCACCGTTGTCGTGGCGGTGCTCACCGGCTCTATCGTTCCGTTCCTGCTGGTTGGTGGACCGCGCATCTATGCAACGTTCATGCACCTGGTCTATGGCCTGACCCAGCACGCGGGCATGGGCGAAAACGTGCTCGACCACCGGCTGAACACCCGGACCATCAAGATGTGCTGGTTCAACCGGTTTCTGTACTGGAACATGAACTATCACGTGGAGCACCACATGTTCCCGATGGTGCCCTTCCACCGGCTTCCCGAGCTACACGAGCAGATCAAGGGCGACCTCGCCCCGGTATATCCCTCGATCTGGGCGGCCTACAAGGAGCTCGTGCCCGCAGTCCTGAAGCAACTCAAGGACCAGAGCTATCACGTGCGACGCGAACTGCCACCCGGGGCGCCCCCGTACAACGAGCCGGCGTTGATCGCCTAG